A portion of the Phacochoerus africanus isolate WHEZ1 chromosome 5, ROS_Pafr_v1, whole genome shotgun sequence genome contains these proteins:
- the ZNF205 gene encoding zinc finger protein 205 isoform X1 translates to MSADGGGIRAAQDKERAGETPGRGHSGQEMLSESEQTAPSGAARESPHIKMEPEEPQPKGVSQEARAQGAWGWEPPSRGSKEKACVLSGGALPSPQAPVLSHEGRTRDPRMAAALLTAWSQMPVTFEDVALYLSWEEWGRLDHTQQSFYRDVLQQRNRLSLAGGPFSRPVWVSPAQGKGEAPSSSRPMGEEEEKRESPWVPRARLSLAGNPLCSGAAQLGKEELAPSLTALGDVKSFKNRVGRTQGDPLQCGQSAASGQSSGPTKDHVRPRPPEQGQLEAAPPDGGLPKAQEGRVPEQPSEAESAAPESESGDEGLAPDADAGKKTYRCEQCGKAFSWHSHLVTHRRTHTGEKPYTCTDCGKRFGRSSHLIQHQIIHTGEKPYTCPSCWKSFSHHSTLIQHQRIHTGEKPYVCDCCAKRFTRRSDLVTHQGTHTGAKPHKCPICGKCFTQSSALVTHQRTHTGVKPYPCPECGKCFSQRSNLIAHNRTHTGEKPYHCLDCGKSFSHSSHLTAHQRTHRGVRPYSCPLCGKSFSRRSNLHRHEKIHTAGPKALAMLMLGAAGALAAPPPAPT, encoded by the exons ATGTCTGCAGACGGCGGAGGCATCCGGGCTGCCCAGGACAAGGAGAGAGCCGGAGAG ACTCCAGGTCGTGGGCATTCTGGTCAAGAAATGCTTTCTGAGTCGGAGCAGACGGCACCGTCAGGAGCCGCTCGGGAGTCACCCCACATCAAGATGGAGCCGGAGGAGCCGCAGCCCAAGGGGGTGTCGCAGGAGGCCAGAGCTCAGGGAGCATGGGGCTGGGAGCCCCCAAGCCGGGGCTCTAAGGAGAAAGCATGTGTCCTGTCTGGCGGAG CCCTCCCGTCCCCCCAGGCCCCTGTGCTTTCCCACGAGGGGAGGACCAGAGACCCGCGGATGGCTGCGGCGCTCCTCACCGCCTGGTCCCAG ATGCCGGTGACCTTTGAGGACGTGGCTCTGTACCTCTCCTGGGAGGAGTGGGGGCGGCTGGACCACACACAGCAGAGCTTCTACAGGGATGTTCTGCAGCAGAGGAACAGGCTGTCCTTGG CAGGGGGTCCCTTCAGCAGACCTGTCTGGGTCTCTCCAGCACAGGGCAAGGGCGAGGCCCCGAGCTCCAGCCGGCCgatgggagaagaggaggagaagagag AATCCCCCTGGGTCCCTCGTGCAAGACTATCTCTTGCTGGAAACCCTCTTTGTTCAGGAGCCGCgcagctggggaaggaggagctgGCTCCGTCCCTGACAGCCCTTGGGGATGTGAAGTCCTTCAAAAACAGGGTGGGGAGAACCCAGGGGGACCCCCTGCAGTGCGGGCAGTCGGCAGCCAGCGGCCAGAGCTCAGGGCCCACCAAAGACCATGTGCGGCCCAGGCCCCCCGAGCAGGGACAGCTGGAAGCAGCCCCGCCTGACGGCGGCCTCCCCAAGGCCCAGGAGGGCCGCGTCCCAGAGCAGCCCAGCGAGGCGGAGTCAGCCGCCCCGGAGAGCGAGAGCGGCGACGAGGGCCTGGCCCCCGACGCGGACGCGGGCAAGAAGACCTACCGGTGCGAGCAGTGCGGCAAGGCCTTCAGCTGGCACTCGCACCTGGTGACGCACCGGCGCACgcacacgggcgagaagccctacACCTGCACGGACTGCGGCAAGCGCTTCGGCCGCAGCTCGCACCTCATCCAGCACCAGATCATCCATACCGGCGAGAAGCCCTACACCTGCCCGTCCTGCTGGAAGAGCTTCAGCCACCACTCGACGCTCATCCAGCACCAGCGCAtccacacgggcgagaagccctacGTGTGCGACTGCTGCGCCAAGCGCTTCACCCGCCGCTCGGACCTGGTCACCCACCAGGGCACCCACACGGGCGCCAAGCCGCACAAGTGCCCCATCTGCGGCAAGTGCTTCACGCAGAGCTCGGCGCTGGTCACCCACCAGCGCACCCACACCGGGGTCAAGCCCTACCCGTGCCCCGAGTGCGGCAAGTGCTTCAGCCAGCGCTCCAACCTCATCGCGCACAACCGCACgcacacgggcgagaagccctacCACTGCCTCGACTGCGGCAAGAGCTTCAGCCACAGCTCGCACCTCACCGCCCACCAGCGCACCCACCGCGGCGTCCGGCCCTACTCGTGCCCCCTGTGCGGCAAGAGCTTCAGCCGGCGCTCCAACCTGCACCGGCACGAGAAGATCCACACGGCGGGGCCCAAGGCCCTGGCCATGCTGATGCTGGGGGCGGCCGGGGCCCTGGCGGCACCCCCGCCGGCCCCCACCTAG
- the ZNF205 gene encoding zinc finger protein 205 isoform X5 codes for MSADGGGIRAAQDKERAGETPGRGHSGQEMLSESEQTAPSGAARESPHIKMEPEEPQPKGVSQEARAQGAWGWEPPSRGSKEKACVLSGGALPSPQAPVLSHEGRTRDPRMAAALLTAWSQMPVTFEDVALYLSWEEWGRLDHTQQSFYRDVLQQRNRLSLAGGPFSRPVWVSPAQGKGEAPSSSRPMGEEEEKRGAAQLGKEELAPSLTALGDVKSFKNRVGRTQGDPLQCGQSAASGQSSGPTKDHVRPRPPEQGQLEAAPPDGGLPKAQEGRVPEQPSEAESAAPESESGDEGLAPDADAGKKTYRCEQCGKAFSWHSHLVTHRRTHTGEKPYTCTDCGKRFGRSSHLIQHQIIHTGEKPYTCPSCWKSFSHHSTLIQHQRIHTGEKPYVCDCCAKRFTRRSDLVTHQGTHTGAKPHKCPICGKCFTQSSALVTHQRTHTGVKPYPCPECGKCFSQRSNLIAHNRTHTGEKPYHCLDCGKSFSHSSHLTAHQRTHRGVRPYSCPLCGKSFSRRSNLHRHEKIHTAGPKALAMLMLGAAGALAAPPPAPT; via the exons ATGTCTGCAGACGGCGGAGGCATCCGGGCTGCCCAGGACAAGGAGAGAGCCGGAGAG ACTCCAGGTCGTGGGCATTCTGGTCAAGAAATGCTTTCTGAGTCGGAGCAGACGGCACCGTCAGGAGCCGCTCGGGAGTCACCCCACATCAAGATGGAGCCGGAGGAGCCGCAGCCCAAGGGGGTGTCGCAGGAGGCCAGAGCTCAGGGAGCATGGGGCTGGGAGCCCCCAAGCCGGGGCTCTAAGGAGAAAGCATGTGTCCTGTCTGGCGGAG CCCTCCCGTCCCCCCAGGCCCCTGTGCTTTCCCACGAGGGGAGGACCAGAGACCCGCGGATGGCTGCGGCGCTCCTCACCGCCTGGTCCCAG ATGCCGGTGACCTTTGAGGACGTGGCTCTGTACCTCTCCTGGGAGGAGTGGGGGCGGCTGGACCACACACAGCAGAGCTTCTACAGGGATGTTCTGCAGCAGAGGAACAGGCTGTCCTTGG CAGGGGGTCCCTTCAGCAGACCTGTCTGGGTCTCTCCAGCACAGGGCAAGGGCGAGGCCCCGAGCTCCAGCCGGCCgatgggagaagaggaggagaagagag GAGCCGCgcagctggggaaggaggagctgGCTCCGTCCCTGACAGCCCTTGGGGATGTGAAGTCCTTCAAAAACAGGGTGGGGAGAACCCAGGGGGACCCCCTGCAGTGCGGGCAGTCGGCAGCCAGCGGCCAGAGCTCAGGGCCCACCAAAGACCATGTGCGGCCCAGGCCCCCCGAGCAGGGACAGCTGGAAGCAGCCCCGCCTGACGGCGGCCTCCCCAAGGCCCAGGAGGGCCGCGTCCCAGAGCAGCCCAGCGAGGCGGAGTCAGCCGCCCCGGAGAGCGAGAGCGGCGACGAGGGCCTGGCCCCCGACGCGGACGCGGGCAAGAAGACCTACCGGTGCGAGCAGTGCGGCAAGGCCTTCAGCTGGCACTCGCACCTGGTGACGCACCGGCGCACgcacacgggcgagaagccctacACCTGCACGGACTGCGGCAAGCGCTTCGGCCGCAGCTCGCACCTCATCCAGCACCAGATCATCCATACCGGCGAGAAGCCCTACACCTGCCCGTCCTGCTGGAAGAGCTTCAGCCACCACTCGACGCTCATCCAGCACCAGCGCAtccacacgggcgagaagccctacGTGTGCGACTGCTGCGCCAAGCGCTTCACCCGCCGCTCGGACCTGGTCACCCACCAGGGCACCCACACGGGCGCCAAGCCGCACAAGTGCCCCATCTGCGGCAAGTGCTTCACGCAGAGCTCGGCGCTGGTCACCCACCAGCGCACCCACACCGGGGTCAAGCCCTACCCGTGCCCCGAGTGCGGCAAGTGCTTCAGCCAGCGCTCCAACCTCATCGCGCACAACCGCACgcacacgggcgagaagccctacCACTGCCTCGACTGCGGCAAGAGCTTCAGCCACAGCTCGCACCTCACCGCCCACCAGCGCACCCACCGCGGCGTCCGGCCCTACTCGTGCCCCCTGTGCGGCAAGAGCTTCAGCCGGCGCTCCAACCTGCACCGGCACGAGAAGATCCACACGGCGGGGCCCAAGGCCCTGGCCATGCTGATGCTGGGGGCGGCCGGGGCCCTGGCGGCACCCCCGCCGGCCCCCACCTAG
- the ZNF205 gene encoding zinc finger protein 205 isoform X2, which produces MSADGGGIRAAQDKERAGETPGRGHSGQEMLSESEQTAPSGAARESPHIKMEPEEPQPKGVSQEARAQGAWGWEPPSRGSKEKACVLSGGALPSPQAPVLSHEGRTRDPRMAAALLTAWSQMPVTFEDVALYLSWEEWGRLDHTQQSFYRDVLQQRNRLSLGGPFSRPVWVSPAQGKGEAPSSSRPMGEEEEKRESPWVPRARLSLAGNPLCSGAAQLGKEELAPSLTALGDVKSFKNRVGRTQGDPLQCGQSAASGQSSGPTKDHVRPRPPEQGQLEAAPPDGGLPKAQEGRVPEQPSEAESAAPESESGDEGLAPDADAGKKTYRCEQCGKAFSWHSHLVTHRRTHTGEKPYTCTDCGKRFGRSSHLIQHQIIHTGEKPYTCPSCWKSFSHHSTLIQHQRIHTGEKPYVCDCCAKRFTRRSDLVTHQGTHTGAKPHKCPICGKCFTQSSALVTHQRTHTGVKPYPCPECGKCFSQRSNLIAHNRTHTGEKPYHCLDCGKSFSHSSHLTAHQRTHRGVRPYSCPLCGKSFSRRSNLHRHEKIHTAGPKALAMLMLGAAGALAAPPPAPT; this is translated from the exons ATGTCTGCAGACGGCGGAGGCATCCGGGCTGCCCAGGACAAGGAGAGAGCCGGAGAG ACTCCAGGTCGTGGGCATTCTGGTCAAGAAATGCTTTCTGAGTCGGAGCAGACGGCACCGTCAGGAGCCGCTCGGGAGTCACCCCACATCAAGATGGAGCCGGAGGAGCCGCAGCCCAAGGGGGTGTCGCAGGAGGCCAGAGCTCAGGGAGCATGGGGCTGGGAGCCCCCAAGCCGGGGCTCTAAGGAGAAAGCATGTGTCCTGTCTGGCGGAG CCCTCCCGTCCCCCCAGGCCCCTGTGCTTTCCCACGAGGGGAGGACCAGAGACCCGCGGATGGCTGCGGCGCTCCTCACCGCCTGGTCCCAG ATGCCGGTGACCTTTGAGGACGTGGCTCTGTACCTCTCCTGGGAGGAGTGGGGGCGGCTGGACCACACACAGCAGAGCTTCTACAGGGATGTTCTGCAGCAGAGGAACAGGCTGTCCTTGG GGGGTCCCTTCAGCAGACCTGTCTGGGTCTCTCCAGCACAGGGCAAGGGCGAGGCCCCGAGCTCCAGCCGGCCgatgggagaagaggaggagaagagag AATCCCCCTGGGTCCCTCGTGCAAGACTATCTCTTGCTGGAAACCCTCTTTGTTCAGGAGCCGCgcagctggggaaggaggagctgGCTCCGTCCCTGACAGCCCTTGGGGATGTGAAGTCCTTCAAAAACAGGGTGGGGAGAACCCAGGGGGACCCCCTGCAGTGCGGGCAGTCGGCAGCCAGCGGCCAGAGCTCAGGGCCCACCAAAGACCATGTGCGGCCCAGGCCCCCCGAGCAGGGACAGCTGGAAGCAGCCCCGCCTGACGGCGGCCTCCCCAAGGCCCAGGAGGGCCGCGTCCCAGAGCAGCCCAGCGAGGCGGAGTCAGCCGCCCCGGAGAGCGAGAGCGGCGACGAGGGCCTGGCCCCCGACGCGGACGCGGGCAAGAAGACCTACCGGTGCGAGCAGTGCGGCAAGGCCTTCAGCTGGCACTCGCACCTGGTGACGCACCGGCGCACgcacacgggcgagaagccctacACCTGCACGGACTGCGGCAAGCGCTTCGGCCGCAGCTCGCACCTCATCCAGCACCAGATCATCCATACCGGCGAGAAGCCCTACACCTGCCCGTCCTGCTGGAAGAGCTTCAGCCACCACTCGACGCTCATCCAGCACCAGCGCAtccacacgggcgagaagccctacGTGTGCGACTGCTGCGCCAAGCGCTTCACCCGCCGCTCGGACCTGGTCACCCACCAGGGCACCCACACGGGCGCCAAGCCGCACAAGTGCCCCATCTGCGGCAAGTGCTTCACGCAGAGCTCGGCGCTGGTCACCCACCAGCGCACCCACACCGGGGTCAAGCCCTACCCGTGCCCCGAGTGCGGCAAGTGCTTCAGCCAGCGCTCCAACCTCATCGCGCACAACCGCACgcacacgggcgagaagccctacCACTGCCTCGACTGCGGCAAGAGCTTCAGCCACAGCTCGCACCTCACCGCCCACCAGCGCACCCACCGCGGCGTCCGGCCCTACTCGTGCCCCCTGTGCGGCAAGAGCTTCAGCCGGCGCTCCAACCTGCACCGGCACGAGAAGATCCACACGGCGGGGCCCAAGGCCCTGGCCATGCTGATGCTGGGGGCGGCCGGGGCCCTGGCGGCACCCCCGCCGGCCCCCACCTAG
- the ZNF205 gene encoding zinc finger protein 205 isoform X6 — protein sequence MSADGGGIRAAQDKERAGETPGRGHSGQEMLSESEQTAPSGAARESPHIKMEPEEPQPKGVSQEARAQGAWGWEPPSRGSKEKACVLSGGALPSPQAPVLSHEGRTRDPRMAAALLTAWSQMPVTFEDVALYLSWEEWGRLDHTQQSFYRDVLQQRNRLSLGGPFSRPVWVSPAQGKGEAPSSSRPMGEEEEKRGAAQLGKEELAPSLTALGDVKSFKNRVGRTQGDPLQCGQSAASGQSSGPTKDHVRPRPPEQGQLEAAPPDGGLPKAQEGRVPEQPSEAESAAPESESGDEGLAPDADAGKKTYRCEQCGKAFSWHSHLVTHRRTHTGEKPYTCTDCGKRFGRSSHLIQHQIIHTGEKPYTCPSCWKSFSHHSTLIQHQRIHTGEKPYVCDCCAKRFTRRSDLVTHQGTHTGAKPHKCPICGKCFTQSSALVTHQRTHTGVKPYPCPECGKCFSQRSNLIAHNRTHTGEKPYHCLDCGKSFSHSSHLTAHQRTHRGVRPYSCPLCGKSFSRRSNLHRHEKIHTAGPKALAMLMLGAAGALAAPPPAPT from the exons ATGTCTGCAGACGGCGGAGGCATCCGGGCTGCCCAGGACAAGGAGAGAGCCGGAGAG ACTCCAGGTCGTGGGCATTCTGGTCAAGAAATGCTTTCTGAGTCGGAGCAGACGGCACCGTCAGGAGCCGCTCGGGAGTCACCCCACATCAAGATGGAGCCGGAGGAGCCGCAGCCCAAGGGGGTGTCGCAGGAGGCCAGAGCTCAGGGAGCATGGGGCTGGGAGCCCCCAAGCCGGGGCTCTAAGGAGAAAGCATGTGTCCTGTCTGGCGGAG CCCTCCCGTCCCCCCAGGCCCCTGTGCTTTCCCACGAGGGGAGGACCAGAGACCCGCGGATGGCTGCGGCGCTCCTCACCGCCTGGTCCCAG ATGCCGGTGACCTTTGAGGACGTGGCTCTGTACCTCTCCTGGGAGGAGTGGGGGCGGCTGGACCACACACAGCAGAGCTTCTACAGGGATGTTCTGCAGCAGAGGAACAGGCTGTCCTTGG GGGGTCCCTTCAGCAGACCTGTCTGGGTCTCTCCAGCACAGGGCAAGGGCGAGGCCCCGAGCTCCAGCCGGCCgatgggagaagaggaggagaagagag GAGCCGCgcagctggggaaggaggagctgGCTCCGTCCCTGACAGCCCTTGGGGATGTGAAGTCCTTCAAAAACAGGGTGGGGAGAACCCAGGGGGACCCCCTGCAGTGCGGGCAGTCGGCAGCCAGCGGCCAGAGCTCAGGGCCCACCAAAGACCATGTGCGGCCCAGGCCCCCCGAGCAGGGACAGCTGGAAGCAGCCCCGCCTGACGGCGGCCTCCCCAAGGCCCAGGAGGGCCGCGTCCCAGAGCAGCCCAGCGAGGCGGAGTCAGCCGCCCCGGAGAGCGAGAGCGGCGACGAGGGCCTGGCCCCCGACGCGGACGCGGGCAAGAAGACCTACCGGTGCGAGCAGTGCGGCAAGGCCTTCAGCTGGCACTCGCACCTGGTGACGCACCGGCGCACgcacacgggcgagaagccctacACCTGCACGGACTGCGGCAAGCGCTTCGGCCGCAGCTCGCACCTCATCCAGCACCAGATCATCCATACCGGCGAGAAGCCCTACACCTGCCCGTCCTGCTGGAAGAGCTTCAGCCACCACTCGACGCTCATCCAGCACCAGCGCAtccacacgggcgagaagccctacGTGTGCGACTGCTGCGCCAAGCGCTTCACCCGCCGCTCGGACCTGGTCACCCACCAGGGCACCCACACGGGCGCCAAGCCGCACAAGTGCCCCATCTGCGGCAAGTGCTTCACGCAGAGCTCGGCGCTGGTCACCCACCAGCGCACCCACACCGGGGTCAAGCCCTACCCGTGCCCCGAGTGCGGCAAGTGCTTCAGCCAGCGCTCCAACCTCATCGCGCACAACCGCACgcacacgggcgagaagccctacCACTGCCTCGACTGCGGCAAGAGCTTCAGCCACAGCTCGCACCTCACCGCCCACCAGCGCACCCACCGCGGCGTCCGGCCCTACTCGTGCCCCCTGTGCGGCAAGAGCTTCAGCCGGCGCTCCAACCTGCACCGGCACGAGAAGATCCACACGGCGGGGCCCAAGGCCCTGGCCATGCTGATGCTGGGGGCGGCCGGGGCCCTGGCGGCACCCCCGCCGGCCCCCACCTAG
- the ZNF205 gene encoding zinc finger protein 205 isoform X8, with the protein MSADGGGIRAAQDKERAGETPGRGHSGQEMLSESEQTAPSGAARESPHIKMEPEEPQPKGVSQEARAQGAWGWEPPSRGSKEKACVLSGGALPSPQAPVLSHEGRTRDPRMAAALLTAWSQMPVTFEDVALYLSWEEWGRLDHTQQSFYRDVLQQRNRLSLAQGKGEAPSSSRPMGEEEEKRGAAQLGKEELAPSLTALGDVKSFKNRVGRTQGDPLQCGQSAASGQSSGPTKDHVRPRPPEQGQLEAAPPDGGLPKAQEGRVPEQPSEAESAAPESESGDEGLAPDADAGKKTYRCEQCGKAFSWHSHLVTHRRTHTGEKPYTCTDCGKRFGRSSHLIQHQIIHTGEKPYTCPSCWKSFSHHSTLIQHQRIHTGEKPYVCDCCAKRFTRRSDLVTHQGTHTGAKPHKCPICGKCFTQSSALVTHQRTHTGVKPYPCPECGKCFSQRSNLIAHNRTHTGEKPYHCLDCGKSFSHSSHLTAHQRTHRGVRPYSCPLCGKSFSRRSNLHRHEKIHTAGPKALAMLMLGAAGALAAPPPAPT; encoded by the exons ATGTCTGCAGACGGCGGAGGCATCCGGGCTGCCCAGGACAAGGAGAGAGCCGGAGAG ACTCCAGGTCGTGGGCATTCTGGTCAAGAAATGCTTTCTGAGTCGGAGCAGACGGCACCGTCAGGAGCCGCTCGGGAGTCACCCCACATCAAGATGGAGCCGGAGGAGCCGCAGCCCAAGGGGGTGTCGCAGGAGGCCAGAGCTCAGGGAGCATGGGGCTGGGAGCCCCCAAGCCGGGGCTCTAAGGAGAAAGCATGTGTCCTGTCTGGCGGAG CCCTCCCGTCCCCCCAGGCCCCTGTGCTTTCCCACGAGGGGAGGACCAGAGACCCGCGGATGGCTGCGGCGCTCCTCACCGCCTGGTCCCAG ATGCCGGTGACCTTTGAGGACGTGGCTCTGTACCTCTCCTGGGAGGAGTGGGGGCGGCTGGACCACACACAGCAGAGCTTCTACAGGGATGTTCTGCAGCAGAGGAACAGGCTGTCCTTGG CACAGGGCAAGGGCGAGGCCCCGAGCTCCAGCCGGCCgatgggagaagaggaggagaagagag GAGCCGCgcagctggggaaggaggagctgGCTCCGTCCCTGACAGCCCTTGGGGATGTGAAGTCCTTCAAAAACAGGGTGGGGAGAACCCAGGGGGACCCCCTGCAGTGCGGGCAGTCGGCAGCCAGCGGCCAGAGCTCAGGGCCCACCAAAGACCATGTGCGGCCCAGGCCCCCCGAGCAGGGACAGCTGGAAGCAGCCCCGCCTGACGGCGGCCTCCCCAAGGCCCAGGAGGGCCGCGTCCCAGAGCAGCCCAGCGAGGCGGAGTCAGCCGCCCCGGAGAGCGAGAGCGGCGACGAGGGCCTGGCCCCCGACGCGGACGCGGGCAAGAAGACCTACCGGTGCGAGCAGTGCGGCAAGGCCTTCAGCTGGCACTCGCACCTGGTGACGCACCGGCGCACgcacacgggcgagaagccctacACCTGCACGGACTGCGGCAAGCGCTTCGGCCGCAGCTCGCACCTCATCCAGCACCAGATCATCCATACCGGCGAGAAGCCCTACACCTGCCCGTCCTGCTGGAAGAGCTTCAGCCACCACTCGACGCTCATCCAGCACCAGCGCAtccacacgggcgagaagccctacGTGTGCGACTGCTGCGCCAAGCGCTTCACCCGCCGCTCGGACCTGGTCACCCACCAGGGCACCCACACGGGCGCCAAGCCGCACAAGTGCCCCATCTGCGGCAAGTGCTTCACGCAGAGCTCGGCGCTGGTCACCCACCAGCGCACCCACACCGGGGTCAAGCCCTACCCGTGCCCCGAGTGCGGCAAGTGCTTCAGCCAGCGCTCCAACCTCATCGCGCACAACCGCACgcacacgggcgagaagccctacCACTGCCTCGACTGCGGCAAGAGCTTCAGCCACAGCTCGCACCTCACCGCCCACCAGCGCACCCACCGCGGCGTCCGGCCCTACTCGTGCCCCCTGTGCGGCAAGAGCTTCAGCCGGCGCTCCAACCTGCACCGGCACGAGAAGATCCACACGGCGGGGCCCAAGGCCCTGGCCATGCTGATGCTGGGGGCGGCCGGGGCCCTGGCGGCACCCCCGCCGGCCCCCACCTAG
- the ZNF205 gene encoding zinc finger protein 205 isoform X3 translates to MSADGGGIRAAQDKERAGETPGRGHSGQEMLSESEQTAPSGAARESPHIKMEPEEPQPKGVSQEARAQGAWGWEPPSRGSKEKACVLSGGALPSPQAPVLSHEGRTRDPRMAAALLTAWSQMPVTFEDVALYLSWEEWGRLDHTQQSFYRDVLQQRNRLSLAQGKGEAPSSSRPMGEEEEKRESPWVPRARLSLAGNPLCSGAAQLGKEELAPSLTALGDVKSFKNRVGRTQGDPLQCGQSAASGQSSGPTKDHVRPRPPEQGQLEAAPPDGGLPKAQEGRVPEQPSEAESAAPESESGDEGLAPDADAGKKTYRCEQCGKAFSWHSHLVTHRRTHTGEKPYTCTDCGKRFGRSSHLIQHQIIHTGEKPYTCPSCWKSFSHHSTLIQHQRIHTGEKPYVCDCCAKRFTRRSDLVTHQGTHTGAKPHKCPICGKCFTQSSALVTHQRTHTGVKPYPCPECGKCFSQRSNLIAHNRTHTGEKPYHCLDCGKSFSHSSHLTAHQRTHRGVRPYSCPLCGKSFSRRSNLHRHEKIHTAGPKALAMLMLGAAGALAAPPPAPT, encoded by the exons ATGTCTGCAGACGGCGGAGGCATCCGGGCTGCCCAGGACAAGGAGAGAGCCGGAGAG ACTCCAGGTCGTGGGCATTCTGGTCAAGAAATGCTTTCTGAGTCGGAGCAGACGGCACCGTCAGGAGCCGCTCGGGAGTCACCCCACATCAAGATGGAGCCGGAGGAGCCGCAGCCCAAGGGGGTGTCGCAGGAGGCCAGAGCTCAGGGAGCATGGGGCTGGGAGCCCCCAAGCCGGGGCTCTAAGGAGAAAGCATGTGTCCTGTCTGGCGGAG CCCTCCCGTCCCCCCAGGCCCCTGTGCTTTCCCACGAGGGGAGGACCAGAGACCCGCGGATGGCTGCGGCGCTCCTCACCGCCTGGTCCCAG ATGCCGGTGACCTTTGAGGACGTGGCTCTGTACCTCTCCTGGGAGGAGTGGGGGCGGCTGGACCACACACAGCAGAGCTTCTACAGGGATGTTCTGCAGCAGAGGAACAGGCTGTCCTTGG CACAGGGCAAGGGCGAGGCCCCGAGCTCCAGCCGGCCgatgggagaagaggaggagaagagag AATCCCCCTGGGTCCCTCGTGCAAGACTATCTCTTGCTGGAAACCCTCTTTGTTCAGGAGCCGCgcagctggggaaggaggagctgGCTCCGTCCCTGACAGCCCTTGGGGATGTGAAGTCCTTCAAAAACAGGGTGGGGAGAACCCAGGGGGACCCCCTGCAGTGCGGGCAGTCGGCAGCCAGCGGCCAGAGCTCAGGGCCCACCAAAGACCATGTGCGGCCCAGGCCCCCCGAGCAGGGACAGCTGGAAGCAGCCCCGCCTGACGGCGGCCTCCCCAAGGCCCAGGAGGGCCGCGTCCCAGAGCAGCCCAGCGAGGCGGAGTCAGCCGCCCCGGAGAGCGAGAGCGGCGACGAGGGCCTGGCCCCCGACGCGGACGCGGGCAAGAAGACCTACCGGTGCGAGCAGTGCGGCAAGGCCTTCAGCTGGCACTCGCACCTGGTGACGCACCGGCGCACgcacacgggcgagaagccctacACCTGCACGGACTGCGGCAAGCGCTTCGGCCGCAGCTCGCACCTCATCCAGCACCAGATCATCCATACCGGCGAGAAGCCCTACACCTGCCCGTCCTGCTGGAAGAGCTTCAGCCACCACTCGACGCTCATCCAGCACCAGCGCAtccacacgggcgagaagccctacGTGTGCGACTGCTGCGCCAAGCGCTTCACCCGCCGCTCGGACCTGGTCACCCACCAGGGCACCCACACGGGCGCCAAGCCGCACAAGTGCCCCATCTGCGGCAAGTGCTTCACGCAGAGCTCGGCGCTGGTCACCCACCAGCGCACCCACACCGGGGTCAAGCCCTACCCGTGCCCCGAGTGCGGCAAGTGCTTCAGCCAGCGCTCCAACCTCATCGCGCACAACCGCACgcacacgggcgagaagccctacCACTGCCTCGACTGCGGCAAGAGCTTCAGCCACAGCTCGCACCTCACCGCCCACCAGCGCACCCACCGCGGCGTCCGGCCCTACTCGTGCCCCCTGTGCGGCAAGAGCTTCAGCCGGCGCTCCAACCTGCACCGGCACGAGAAGATCCACACGGCGGGGCCCAAGGCCCTGGCCATGCTGATGCTGGGGGCGGCCGGGGCCCTGGCGGCACCCCCGCCGGCCCCCACCTAG